A window of Magnolia sinica isolate HGM2019 chromosome 13, MsV1, whole genome shotgun sequence genomic DNA:
tcaaagcttttatggcaatacgaatatttcaaccgttgACGTTTAAtactcacgtttttggcccacctgagtagtgGATCCGGTTATTTTTGTCtacaagtcctaaaatgagctcacaaaacatatgaatggagtggatttctccaaaaatcacctcgggccccacctaagttcccaccGCAAGACTTCCTGCTAAAGCATTTCGCAGGGAATCCCGTCCGTCTTCTTCGGAAGTCTCGCCGGGTGGAGCAACACGTGTGAGCCTAGCAAAGCTCTTCCTGTCAGAAATGCTTTGGCAACGGGACGAGAGTGGAGGGGGCTAACATGTCACACTTTTgcaagatccggaccattcatctcGTGGGTCCATTGTGAACAAGCTCTTTCCCAAAAATCTGGCCGTTCAGCTGATAGGATGGGGACACGTGTATGGGAAATTGGGTAGTTAAGGAAAATAGGACTACTGTCTATTTCGGACACACACGTGTGTGGATCTCCTCATCGGCAGATGGATATTCGTTGGGCCCGGGCATTCTGCACGGTGAACCTCACCTAACAAGCACCAGGGATCTGTACTCGTGCGGTCATGTGCTCAGCTAGCACGCATTTATCGGTTGCAGCAAATATCTGAGCACTTAAAACCCataaattcatgtgggccactcgaGTGCACGGTATCCAAGATACATACAACCCTTTCAAAATTACATGTGGCATTTAcctcaaatccaaaccgtccaaataaaATCCAATATATGTTGATCATGCAAATATAAAATTGGTTAGATAATAATAGTGTCTGATCTTTAATATTTACCGTTGATATTGactgttcattcatttcattttacaGTGCACCATTGAATTTTAATATACATTTTCTTATAATCAATCAGAGTATCCTCTGTACCAAGAAAACAAAGTTCACAGTATTTTTTTCCACTTAGATGGTTCAGATTTAAAGAAAATTCTACATGTATATAAAGATACACGATGTGTATCTAGGTTACCATGCGGTCAGGTGTGACCTATCAAATCCCGCTTGTAAATGCGTTTTGTTTTATAAAAATGCTAATCTTATTCACTGGAGTGCAAGTGAATTAGCCTCACTCGTAGATGAGCCATACACATGAAAGATCCGGTAGGATATTTAGGATATTTTTATCACTTAAATTCCATGCGTCTAAAATCAGTCAAAAATTatcataaagtggaccacacagtaataGACAATCCAATCATATCATCCATTTTTATTAATCGTTTATTTGTGCAGTATAAATAAAAATCCATGATCATCGCATGTGCTTGAAAATTTTCGTATCATACATTGTATTGGATCTTGTGATGATTGGCTTCGATATTTGAACATGCGCCTCCCATGGTCTTCATGTGTGAAGCGATTGCATTCTTCCTCTCTCAGCTCCGGCGAAGAAAACGCTCGCGTAACGTTCGTAGGTATGATGGGGCGTGATTTTCGCTAACATGGAAGAACGATGTCATGTAAATGggatccatgtcatccatcaagtgactactttatttttggatgaCTCCTAaaatctaagggcccgtttgaccgggtggattggaagggattgaacgtCCCAGGGTGGATtgaatgggatttaaaggtaatgatggtatcgtcagtggattgtcttaagacccatgaCCTATGGGATTCGAATCAAACCATTTGGCACGCGGGCCAAtctcaggatttaacttccaatcccttccaataccatccaattccTTGAAATCCGACTACCCAAACGGGCTCTACGTGGATTAAATACCCAGGTAAAAAACAGTTGTGATACTTAAACCCTACACCATTAAACTCATTCAATTGTGTGGGAGGTCCAATGTGGTGTTTCGATTCCGTGCAATTCACTCATCTACCGGCTAGACCAGGGTTGGATGGGTTAATCGAAAATATTGCCACGTAAATACTCAGGTGAGCATATCAcatgaatttatatattttaggtaTGATTTTTACAAATCTCCCGATGGTACGAACCACCTAAGTAtcatattaaaaatatttttaatatcgAAAAGTGAAAATATATTGggacacctgatgaacggtgtggatctgattGATATTTGTCACACGCTGCGATCAAATAGCGCAACTCAGGCCGGCACGCGAGTCAGTCGACGCAGTTCAGGGACAGGGTATTTTGGGAATTTTTCTGTTTGAAAAGAAAACTCGACCTGAAAATGCCGTTTTTTTTCTAAATCAGgcgaaggaaagagagagagagagagagagaggcgacaGAGACAGAGGTCGAATGGCGAGTGTAAGCCATGCCTTTGTATAACTCCCAAACGAATCCTTTTTCTTATCCCTTTCTATCCCTACCTTTCTATTTATTACCACATAACTCCCTCTCCTTTCGCCATTTCCTCCGTCTACTCTCCTTCCAGGTCAGCTTCTCTcccttttaatttctttttttcactttttaCCCGTTCCCAATTCCATCACTTTGCAGTTTCATCCACGCCAAACGCTTCTTCAATTTCAGATATTTGCATTTTcatcgatttcgatttcgatttccTTTGTTTTCCCCCCTCTGGAATATCTAAGTGAGTGGAaagatcttttcttttttctcttcttttcaggCGATTACATGCATGGTGTGGTTTTTCTAGGATTTTGGAAACCCTGTCGATTCTGGAGAAATCGGCAACCGACGGTCGGATTTCGCTCTCTGATGTTAAATCATGGTAGGGTTTTCGGTTAGTTAAACTGACTGGCTATGTTAGGGTTAttgaaaaatttaggatttttttattttattattttttttttttggcgtttTTTAGGGTTAACGAAATGAATTGATTGATGCGATCTCGCCGTCTGGTGGttggaaaaaaatggaaaattcgGTTATGGGAGGTGGGCTTTTGTCGGGCCCGCCGGCTAGGTTGCTAGGTCTTGAACCGTCGATCCATCGGCACCCACTACACCACCATTTTGCCCATGGGCCGCCACTGACGCTGCCCCATCATAATCACCATCAGATGCAGGCGATGGGCATGATGGCCGGGTTCAGTAGCGATCAGTCGATGGCTGCTCGGAAGGGCATTCCCGTGAATTACAGTAAAGGGAAGGGCATTAGTTCTGCTACTATCACTGCCACGATGAATGCTGCGGCTGACAACAATAGCAACAGTAATAATAATACAAGCGATGATGACGAGCCGAGCTTCACAGAGGACGGGAATGATGCCCATTTCAATGGGGCGAAGGGGAAATTGGTGTCTCCATGGCAACGGATGAAATGGACGGATGACATGGTCCGGCTATTGGTGGCGGTGGTTTCATGTGTCGGGGaggatggtccacctgataacgcCACTGAGGGGCTGAAGAGGAAATCCGGTGCGTCGCAGAAGAAGGGGAAGTGGAAGATGGTATCGAAGATCATGATGGAAAGGGGCTGCTATGTTTCGCCGCAGCAGTGCGAGGATAAGTTCAATGATCTGAATAAGAGGTACAAACGGCTGAATGATATTCTCGGCCGTGGGACCACTTGCCAGGTTGTGGAGAACCCGATTCTCCTAGACTCAATGACACACCTCTCGCCCAAGATGAAGGACGATGTCAGGAAGATCCTGAGCTCGAAGCACCTGTTTTACAAGGAAATGTGCGCTTACCACAACGGGCAGAAGATACCTGGTTATAACGAGATTGATTTGCGAGTTTACTGTCCTCCTGGTGCGAGGTGCTCAAAGGACAGCAATGGATTCGAGGGGGAGGATGATGAGGATAACGAGGACAGTGACGATGATGCGGAGAATGAGGGTGATGCAAATGGGGACGAAGACATTGAGAGAATCACCGATttcaggaagaggaagaagatgaatgaAGAAGATATTTGGTTGCATTCTGGCACTCTGGATAATTTTGGAGCTGAGATGGTAGGCATGCTTCAAGACACCGCAAATTCACCGTGGGAGCAGCCGGAGTGGATTAGAAACCGAACCCTGCAGCTCCAAGAACAGAGTGTTAGCTTCCAGGCTCAGGCATTCGAACTAGAGAAGAGTCGGTTTAGGTGGCTGAGATTCTGCAGCAAGAAAGATAGGGAGCTGGAGAGGCTGCGGCTGGAGAACGAAAGGATGAGATTGGAGAACGAGCGGATGGCATTGCAAGTGAAGCAGAGGGAGCTGGAGATTGATTTCAAGAGGTCTGAAGCATCGACGAATCCCCTTACTATCAGGATGGACAGACTGCCAGGAAGAGATCAAATTGATCGGGGCAGGGTTCAGTAGCTCCTTTGATGCTAGAATACAGTCTTACTGCAAGGATGATACATGGTGCTCTTCTAACCTTTAGAGCCTTGAAATGAACTAACCTTCTGAGACTCTTTAGAGCTTTCAACAGTTTACCAGAGACATGTTTCGTGCCATCTTTCGATGCTGGGATTTCTGCAGTGTACAGTTGAGGAGGTAGCGTCGgtaattttctaatattttatcttTCTATTTTCGTTATAATGTGAAAGGCTTTGAGTTACTGTAATAAAGTGCTTGATGTTTTATGGAATTTGTTGTGGCTATATGTTAGTGTGGAAAGTTAGGAAACATGGATCTGCGATTAGCGAAGGCTTCCAGgctgtgtgtttggatgcaccacttCACTGAATCACCGGAATTAGTTCTTAGTTCAACAAAATCGAAATAACCAAATTGAGGTTGCCTTATTTAGTACTGAAAATGAGGGACAATATGCGCTGGACCATAAAAGACAATGTGGGCCTGTGTcagtctttctttttcttttagccCAAAAGATTTTGAAATCttattggaaaaaaataaaataaaaattgtaaaacACCAAAATCTATTACTTTTGTGTTTCTAACATTTATTCAATGGTGTAtaagactcttttttttttcttttttttcttttttataaatttttttttttttttttacatatataAGAATGCTGTTTATGGGCTTGACCTGCTAAAATtcaatcaaataggccctaattga
This region includes:
- the LOC131222502 gene encoding uncharacterized protein LOC131222502, translating into MENSVMGGGLLSGPPARLLGLEPSIHRHPLHHHFAHGPPLTLPHHNHHQMQAMGMMAGFSSDQSMAARKGIPVNYSKGKGISSATITATMNAAADNNSNSNNNTSDDDEPSFTEDGNDAHFNGAKGKLVSPWQRMKWTDDMVRLLVAVVSCVGEDGPPDNATEGLKRKSGASQKKGKWKMVSKIMMERGCYVSPQQCEDKFNDLNKRYKRLNDILGRGTTCQVVENPILLDSMTHLSPKMKDDVRKILSSKHLFYKEMCAYHNGQKIPGYNEIDLRVYCPPGARCSKDSNGFEGEDDEDNEDSDDDAENEGDANGDEDIERITDFRKRKKMNEEDIWLHSGTLDNFGAEMVGMLQDTANSPWEQPEWIRNRTLQLQEQSVSFQAQAFELEKSRFRWLRFCSKKDRELERLRLENERMRLENERMALQVKQRELEIDFKRSEASTNPLTIRMDRLPGRDQIDRGRVQ